From a single Miscanthus floridulus cultivar M001 chromosome 8, ASM1932011v1, whole genome shotgun sequence genomic region:
- the LOC136471467 gene encoding putative transcription factor bHLH041 isoform X2, which translates to MDTLFVLGQESRLRILQQAAARVPGCAYLCAWAAVPAQPLHQASSSSSAAATSTSARLLCCLDAWLCDGGGDRASLGDARRLRALFDAYRGSLCPPVAGCVPGWAYKDGRAYIELPAHDLTTSASLPVQQQFYQMAAFMGCESGEIEIGMSTAASSGGSPMSLESTLQQVFSEDFFQQSLLEELLQLPPTRPSSPSSSLPSVSVGSPAADGSTSLQRTVAVTPSSVERQAAPPPHPRPPLPFVRHGGPGHVCFPSAEADDAAMAQAMLDVISASSSSALPTTPPSTATAPPPPPGNHQHRARRRGAATAFRAYNAALAPRAPWRPPGAPGQRMIKMGISILRRMHMLRFSRERTGGTTTMAQRGQEGEDDPSSPAVPSSSQLNHMISERRRRERLNESFEALRGLLPPGSKKDKATVLAKTLDYMNILVAQIADLEARNRSLESRAHHHHRHANGGSSSLEQRVVVLQGLMSGTLSSSERVQVHVTAGDVGGASTSSSSTGRRPPPGQDDVVTVRVHARAAQGDVAELVARALAVIKDMGCFTVVAVDAGRPSDGGGDVAQATFTLRATAGEFDAASLREAVRKAAEDSATPPSGDS; encoded by the exons ATGGACACCCTCTTCGTGCTCGGCCAGGAGTCCCGGCTGCGAATCCTCCAGCAGGCAGCCGCGCGCGTCCCCGGCTGCGCCTacctctgcgcctgggccgctGTCCCTGCCCAGCCTCTCCACCAagcttcgtcttcttcctcggcagCTGCCACCAGCACCAG CGCCCGCCTGCTGTGCTGCCTCGACGCATGGCTCTGCGACGGCGGTGGTGACCGGGCCAGCCTCGGTGACGCCCGCCGCCTGCGCGCGCTCTTCGACGCCTACCGGGGCTCCCTCTGCCCACCCGTCGCCGG GTGCGTGCCGGGGTGGGCATACAAGGACGGCCGCGCGTACATAGAGCTGCCGGCGCACGACCTCACAACCTCGGCGTCGCTGCCAGTGCAGCAGCAGTTCTATCAG ATGGCGGCGTTCATGGGATGCGAGAGCGGCGAGATCGAGATCGGCATGTCCACGGCGGCAAGCAGCGGCGGATCCCCGATGAGCCTGGAGTCCACCTTGCAGCAGGTTTTCTCCGAGGACTTCTTCCAGCAGTCGCTGCTCGAGGAGCTGCTCCAGCTGCCACCGACGCGGCCATCGTCGCCATCGTCCTCTCTGCCGTCCGTCTCCGTGGGCAGCCCCGCAGCCGATGGCTCGACGTCGCTCCAACGCACGGTGGCCGTGACGCCGTCCTCCGTAGAGCGACAGGCGGCGCCACCGCCCCACCCGCGCCCGCCGCTCCCCTTCGTCCGGCACGGCGGGCCCGGCCACGTCTGTTTCCCGAGCGCCGAAGCCGACGACGCCGCGATGGCGCAGGCCATGCTCGACGTCATCTCCGCCTCGTCTTCCTCGGCGCTGCCTACGACTCCACCGTCCACGGCcacggcgccgccgcctcctccgggCAACCACCAGCACCGCGCTCGGCGGCGGGGAGCGGCGACGGCGTTCCGGGCGTACAACGCGGCGCTGGCGCCCAGGGCGCCGTGGCGGCCGCCAGGCGCGCCAGGGCAGCGCATGATCAAGATGGGCATCTCCATCCTGAGGAGGATGCACATGCTCAGGTTCAGCCGGGAGCGCACCGGTGGCACCACGACGATGGCGCAGCGGGGACAGGAAGGAGAGGATGACCCGTCGTCGCCGGCGGTGCCGTCGAGCAGCCAGCTGAACCATATGATatcggagcggcggcggcgggagaggCTCAACGAGAGCTTCGAGGCGCTTAGAGGCTTGCTCCCGCCGGGATCAAAG AAAGACAAGGCTACCGTGCTGGCCAAGACGCTGGACTACATGAACATCCTGGTAGCCCAAATAGCCGACCTCGAGGCGAGGAACCGGAGCCTGGAGAGCCGAGCTCACCACCACCATCGGCACGCCAATGGCGGCTCGTCGTCGTTGGAACAACGAGTAGTTGTTCTGCAGGGCCTGATGAGCGGCACATTGTCGTCGTCGGAGAGGGTGCAGGTCCACGTGACCGCCGGCGACGTCGGCGGCGCGTCGACCTCATCGTCGTCAAcaggccgccggccgccgcccggCCAGGACGACGTGGTGACCGTGCGGGTGCACGCGCGGGCGGCGCAGGGCGACGTGGCGGAGCTGGTGGCCCGCGCGCTGGCCGTGATCAAGGACATGGGGTGCTTCACGGTGGTGGCCGTCGACGCCGGCCGTCCCAGCGATGGCGGCGGTGATGTCGCTCAGGCCACCTTCACGCTGCGAGCAACG
- the LOC136471467 gene encoding putative transcription factor bHLH041 isoform X1 — protein sequence MDTLFVLGQESRLRILQQAAARVPGCAYLCAWAAVPAQPLHQASSSSSAAATSTSARLLCCLDAWLCDGGGDRASLGDARRLRALFDAYRGSLCPPVAGCVPGWAYKDGRAYIELPAHDLTTSASLPVQQQFYQEAGIKMAAFMGCESGEIEIGMSTAASSGGSPMSLESTLQQVFSEDFFQQSLLEELLQLPPTRPSSPSSSLPSVSVGSPAADGSTSLQRTVAVTPSSVERQAAPPPHPRPPLPFVRHGGPGHVCFPSAEADDAAMAQAMLDVISASSSSALPTTPPSTATAPPPPPGNHQHRARRRGAATAFRAYNAALAPRAPWRPPGAPGQRMIKMGISILRRMHMLRFSRERTGGTTTMAQRGQEGEDDPSSPAVPSSSQLNHMISERRRRERLNESFEALRGLLPPGSKKDKATVLAKTLDYMNILVAQIADLEARNRSLESRAHHHHRHANGGSSSLEQRVVVLQGLMSGTLSSSERVQVHVTAGDVGGASTSSSSTGRRPPPGQDDVVTVRVHARAAQGDVAELVARALAVIKDMGCFTVVAVDAGRPSDGGGDVAQATFTLRATAGEFDAASLREAVRKAAEDSATPPSGDS from the exons ATGGACACCCTCTTCGTGCTCGGCCAGGAGTCCCGGCTGCGAATCCTCCAGCAGGCAGCCGCGCGCGTCCCCGGCTGCGCCTacctctgcgcctgggccgctGTCCCTGCCCAGCCTCTCCACCAagcttcgtcttcttcctcggcagCTGCCACCAGCACCAG CGCCCGCCTGCTGTGCTGCCTCGACGCATGGCTCTGCGACGGCGGTGGTGACCGGGCCAGCCTCGGTGACGCCCGCCGCCTGCGCGCGCTCTTCGACGCCTACCGGGGCTCCCTCTGCCCACCCGTCGCCGG GTGCGTGCCGGGGTGGGCATACAAGGACGGCCGCGCGTACATAGAGCTGCCGGCGCACGACCTCACAACCTCGGCGTCGCTGCCAGTGCAGCAGCAGTTCTATCAG GAAGCTGGCATCAAG ATGGCGGCGTTCATGGGATGCGAGAGCGGCGAGATCGAGATCGGCATGTCCACGGCGGCAAGCAGCGGCGGATCCCCGATGAGCCTGGAGTCCACCTTGCAGCAGGTTTTCTCCGAGGACTTCTTCCAGCAGTCGCTGCTCGAGGAGCTGCTCCAGCTGCCACCGACGCGGCCATCGTCGCCATCGTCCTCTCTGCCGTCCGTCTCCGTGGGCAGCCCCGCAGCCGATGGCTCGACGTCGCTCCAACGCACGGTGGCCGTGACGCCGTCCTCCGTAGAGCGACAGGCGGCGCCACCGCCCCACCCGCGCCCGCCGCTCCCCTTCGTCCGGCACGGCGGGCCCGGCCACGTCTGTTTCCCGAGCGCCGAAGCCGACGACGCCGCGATGGCGCAGGCCATGCTCGACGTCATCTCCGCCTCGTCTTCCTCGGCGCTGCCTACGACTCCACCGTCCACGGCcacggcgccgccgcctcctccgggCAACCACCAGCACCGCGCTCGGCGGCGGGGAGCGGCGACGGCGTTCCGGGCGTACAACGCGGCGCTGGCGCCCAGGGCGCCGTGGCGGCCGCCAGGCGCGCCAGGGCAGCGCATGATCAAGATGGGCATCTCCATCCTGAGGAGGATGCACATGCTCAGGTTCAGCCGGGAGCGCACCGGTGGCACCACGACGATGGCGCAGCGGGGACAGGAAGGAGAGGATGACCCGTCGTCGCCGGCGGTGCCGTCGAGCAGCCAGCTGAACCATATGATatcggagcggcggcggcgggagaggCTCAACGAGAGCTTCGAGGCGCTTAGAGGCTTGCTCCCGCCGGGATCAAAG AAAGACAAGGCTACCGTGCTGGCCAAGACGCTGGACTACATGAACATCCTGGTAGCCCAAATAGCCGACCTCGAGGCGAGGAACCGGAGCCTGGAGAGCCGAGCTCACCACCACCATCGGCACGCCAATGGCGGCTCGTCGTCGTTGGAACAACGAGTAGTTGTTCTGCAGGGCCTGATGAGCGGCACATTGTCGTCGTCGGAGAGGGTGCAGGTCCACGTGACCGCCGGCGACGTCGGCGGCGCGTCGACCTCATCGTCGTCAAcaggccgccggccgccgcccggCCAGGACGACGTGGTGACCGTGCGGGTGCACGCGCGGGCGGCGCAGGGCGACGTGGCGGAGCTGGTGGCCCGCGCGCTGGCCGTGATCAAGGACATGGGGTGCTTCACGGTGGTGGCCGTCGACGCCGGCCGTCCCAGCGATGGCGGCGGTGATGTCGCTCAGGCCACCTTCACGCTGCGAGCAACG
- the LOC136471467 gene encoding putative transcription factor bHLH041 isoform X3, producing the protein MDTLFVLGQESRLRILQQAAARVPGCAYLCAWAAVPAQPLHQASSSSSAAATSTSARLLCCLDAWLCDGGGDRASLGDARRLRALFDAYRGSLCPPVAGCVPGWAYKDGRAYIELPAHDLTTSASLPVQQQFYQEAGIKMAAFMGCESGEIEIGMSTAASSGGSPMSLESTLQQVFSEDFFQQSLLEELLQLPPTRPSSPSSSLPSVSVGSPAADGSTSLQRTVAVTPSSVERQAAPPPHPRPPLPFVRHGGPGHVCFPSAEADDAAMAQAMLDVISASSSSALPTTPPSTATAPPPPPGNHQHRARRRGAATAFRAYNAALAPRAPWRPPGAPGQRMIKMGISILRRMHMLRFSRERTGGTTTMAQRGQEGEDDPSSPAVPSSSQLNHMISERRRRERLNESFEALRGLLPPGSKKDKATVLAKTLDYMNILVAQIADLEARNRSLESRAHHHHRHANGGSSSLEQRVVVLQGLMSGTLSSSERVQVHVTAGDVGGASTSSSSTGRRPPPGQDDVVTVRVHARAAQGDVAELVARALAVIKDMGCFTVVAVDAGRPSDGGGDVAQATFTLRATENGNAVVGTSI; encoded by the exons ATGGACACCCTCTTCGTGCTCGGCCAGGAGTCCCGGCTGCGAATCCTCCAGCAGGCAGCCGCGCGCGTCCCCGGCTGCGCCTacctctgcgcctgggccgctGTCCCTGCCCAGCCTCTCCACCAagcttcgtcttcttcctcggcagCTGCCACCAGCACCAG CGCCCGCCTGCTGTGCTGCCTCGACGCATGGCTCTGCGACGGCGGTGGTGACCGGGCCAGCCTCGGTGACGCCCGCCGCCTGCGCGCGCTCTTCGACGCCTACCGGGGCTCCCTCTGCCCACCCGTCGCCGG GTGCGTGCCGGGGTGGGCATACAAGGACGGCCGCGCGTACATAGAGCTGCCGGCGCACGACCTCACAACCTCGGCGTCGCTGCCAGTGCAGCAGCAGTTCTATCAG GAAGCTGGCATCAAG ATGGCGGCGTTCATGGGATGCGAGAGCGGCGAGATCGAGATCGGCATGTCCACGGCGGCAAGCAGCGGCGGATCCCCGATGAGCCTGGAGTCCACCTTGCAGCAGGTTTTCTCCGAGGACTTCTTCCAGCAGTCGCTGCTCGAGGAGCTGCTCCAGCTGCCACCGACGCGGCCATCGTCGCCATCGTCCTCTCTGCCGTCCGTCTCCGTGGGCAGCCCCGCAGCCGATGGCTCGACGTCGCTCCAACGCACGGTGGCCGTGACGCCGTCCTCCGTAGAGCGACAGGCGGCGCCACCGCCCCACCCGCGCCCGCCGCTCCCCTTCGTCCGGCACGGCGGGCCCGGCCACGTCTGTTTCCCGAGCGCCGAAGCCGACGACGCCGCGATGGCGCAGGCCATGCTCGACGTCATCTCCGCCTCGTCTTCCTCGGCGCTGCCTACGACTCCACCGTCCACGGCcacggcgccgccgcctcctccgggCAACCACCAGCACCGCGCTCGGCGGCGGGGAGCGGCGACGGCGTTCCGGGCGTACAACGCGGCGCTGGCGCCCAGGGCGCCGTGGCGGCCGCCAGGCGCGCCAGGGCAGCGCATGATCAAGATGGGCATCTCCATCCTGAGGAGGATGCACATGCTCAGGTTCAGCCGGGAGCGCACCGGTGGCACCACGACGATGGCGCAGCGGGGACAGGAAGGAGAGGATGACCCGTCGTCGCCGGCGGTGCCGTCGAGCAGCCAGCTGAACCATATGATatcggagcggcggcggcgggagaggCTCAACGAGAGCTTCGAGGCGCTTAGAGGCTTGCTCCCGCCGGGATCAAAG AAAGACAAGGCTACCGTGCTGGCCAAGACGCTGGACTACATGAACATCCTGGTAGCCCAAATAGCCGACCTCGAGGCGAGGAACCGGAGCCTGGAGAGCCGAGCTCACCACCACCATCGGCACGCCAATGGCGGCTCGTCGTCGTTGGAACAACGAGTAGTTGTTCTGCAGGGCCTGATGAGCGGCACATTGTCGTCGTCGGAGAGGGTGCAGGTCCACGTGACCGCCGGCGACGTCGGCGGCGCGTCGACCTCATCGTCGTCAAcaggccgccggccgccgcccggCCAGGACGACGTGGTGACCGTGCGGGTGCACGCGCGGGCGGCGCAGGGCGACGTGGCGGAGCTGGTGGCCCGCGCGCTGGCCGTGATCAAGGACATGGGGTGCTTCACGGTGGTGGCCGTCGACGCCGGCCGTCCCAGCGATGGCGGCGGTGATGTCGCTCAGGCCACCTTCACGCTGCGAGCAACG GAAAATGGCAATGCTGTGGTGGGTACTAGCATTTGA